The following proteins are encoded in a genomic region of Leptotrichia sp. OH3620_COT-345:
- a CDS encoding B3/4 domain-containing protein, giving the protein MNKFIIEKSFWDIFPEANVGVLILKNVNNMRETSNNIKKLLEESNKEAKKHLTEEQFSHNPVIAVWREAYQKFKTKKGVRSSIEALLKRVEKGSGISSINPLVDIYNSASLKYGVPCGAEDIETFEGDLILGVTEGNDEFYALGDEANSPTLEGEICYRDDKGAVCRCFNWRDGQRTMITENTKKAYVVIEYVNAEKNKDIEKALEMIAYYAEKELGAEKSALKILNINENTIDLI; this is encoded by the coding sequence ATGAATAAATTTATAATAGAAAAATCTTTTTGGGATATTTTTCCTGAAGCTAATGTCGGAGTTCTTATATTAAAAAATGTAAATAATATGAGGGAAACTTCCAATAATATAAAAAAGCTCTTGGAAGAGTCCAATAAAGAAGCGAAAAAGCATTTAACAGAGGAACAGTTCAGTCATAATCCGGTAATCGCAGTGTGGAGAGAAGCATATCAAAAATTTAAAACGAAAAAAGGTGTAAGGTCAAGCATAGAAGCTCTTTTAAAAAGAGTGGAAAAGGGATCAGGAATATCATCTATAAATCCTCTGGTTGATATTTATAATTCCGCATCTTTAAAATACGGTGTTCCATGTGGTGCTGAAGATATAGAAACTTTTGAAGGGGATCTCATACTTGGAGTAACCGAAGGAAATGATGAATTTTACGCTCTCGGAGATGAAGCAAATTCTCCTACACTTGAAGGTGAAATATGCTATAGAGATGATAAAGGAGCTGTATGTCGTTGTTTTAACTGGAGGGATGGACAAAGAACGATGATTACTGAAAATACGAAAAAAGCTTATGTTGTTATAGAATATGTGAATGCTGAAAAAAATAAGGATATTGAAAAAGCTTTGGAAATGATAGCTTATTATGCTGAAAAGGAACTTGGAGCTGAAAAATCAGCATTAAAAATATTAAACATAAACGAAAACACTATTGATTTAATATAA